In Saprospiraceae bacterium, a genomic segment contains:
- a CDS encoding type II toxin-antitoxin system RelE/ParE family toxin — protein sequence MAARTIIWSDQAQSDRIEILHYWIHRNKSKEYSVKLNSLIIRAIELLAKMPEIGKRHHITETRIKIIKAYYIIYKFNDSELKIISIWDSRRDLQNMQTKFK from the coding sequence GTGGCTGCGAGAACAATAATTTGGTCAGATCAGGCTCAGTCTGATCGAATTGAAATACTTCATTACTGGATTCATCGAAATAAGTCAAAGGAATATAGTGTAAAGTTGAATTCACTTATAATAAGGGCAATTGAATTATTGGCTAAAATGCCAGAAATCGGAAAGCGGCATCATATCACTGAGACCAGAATCAAAATCATAAAGGCTTATTACATAATTTATAAATTTAACGATTCCGAATTAAAAATCATTTCAATTTGGGATTCAAGGAGAGATCTGCAAAATATGCAGACTAAATTCAAATAA
- a CDS encoding nuclear transport factor 2 family protein encodes MACKDNVDMMLYKKFELKSIQSIIREANLIYGKRFETGDRTWYFERYCKDACAMPEGMESVCGIDSIIQYYYNDGKNKDFKIVISEKEIYGVQDLVVEEGIYDFPDGNGGSFDKGKFIAIWKTEDGHWKIYREIWNSNLKHPAN; translated from the coding sequence ATGGCATGTAAGGACAATGTAGACATGATGTTATATAAGAAATTTGAACTGAAAAGTATTCAAAGTATTATCAGAGAAGCAAATCTCATTTATGGAAAACGATTCGAAACCGGCGATCGGACATGGTACTTTGAAAGATATTGCAAAGATGCATGCGCTATGCCGGAAGGTATGGAATCTGTTTGCGGCATTGATTCCATCATACAATATTATTACAATGACGGAAAAAATAAAGACTTCAAAATTGTGATCAGCGAAAAAGAAATTTACGGGGTTCAAGATCTGGTCGTGGAAGAAGGCATTTACGATTTTCCGGATGGAAATGGAGGGAGCTTTGATAAAGGAAAATTTATTGCGATTTGGAAAACTGAGGATGGCCATTGGAAGATTTATAGAGAAATCTGGAATAGTAATTTGAAACATCCTGCTAACTAA
- a CDS encoding VOC family protein, whose amino-acid sequence MTNSINWFEIPVKNFDRAKAFYGALFNAAIEDMPHPEMKYGILPGDMQNGVTGGIVEGEGYEPSMDGSLIYLNGGDDLSDPLSRVEAAGGQILLAKTSIGANGFIALISDTEGNKVGLHSMG is encoded by the coding sequence ATGACAAATTCAATTAACTGGTTTGAAATTCCGGTCAAAAATTTCGACAGAGCGAAAGCTTTTTATGGAGCCTTATTTAATGCAGCCATCGAAGACATGCCTCATCCTGAAATGAAGTATGGCATTCTGCCTGGCGATATGCAAAATGGCGTAACCGGTGGTATTGTTGAGGGCGAAGGTTATGAGCCTTCTATGGATGGTTCTCTGATTTACCTCAATGGAGGTGATGATCTCAGTGATCCTCTTTCAAGAGTTGAAGCTGCCGGTGGTCAGATCCTATTGGCTAAAACTTCAATTGGAGCCAATGGATTTATTGCCCTCATCAGCGATACCGAAGGTAATAAAGTGGGCTTGCATTCTATGGGTTAA
- a CDS encoding PhzF family phenazine biosynthesis protein, protein MKTYFVDSFTNQKFKGNPAAVCFPEITLEVPMMQSVANEIGFSETAFVEYISGDRYNIRFFTPKQEIPICGHATLAAAKIVFEITDLHQIVFINVNGVKLIVQKQLDKMTMLFPTYKLLDLEIPGEMINALGIKEVVSVRYNTELKIILIEMADCNALDQLKPDYSALLQSYQNINGVCVTAASQGTAFDFHYRFFWPWSGTHEDPVTGGVHTFLTPYWSAKLNQNHMRAFQSSERTGEMELKFEDDKVFITGQAVQVLEGNFNI, encoded by the coding sequence ATGAAAACCTATTTCGTCGATTCTTTCACGAATCAAAAGTTTAAGGGAAATCCTGCTGCAGTCTGTTTTCCTGAAATTACTTTAGAAGTTCCCATGATGCAAAGTGTAGCCAATGAAATTGGATTCTCCGAAACAGCTTTTGTAGAATATATTTCGGGAGATCGATACAATATCCGATTTTTTACGCCTAAACAGGAAATTCCCATTTGCGGACATGCTACATTGGCTGCTGCAAAAATAGTATTCGAGATAACAGATCTGCATCAAATTGTTTTTATAAATGTGAATGGTGTAAAATTGATCGTGCAAAAGCAGCTCGATAAAATGACCATGTTATTTCCAACATATAAATTATTGGATCTCGAAATTCCTGGTGAGATGATCAATGCTTTGGGCATTAAAGAGGTGGTGAGTGTAAGGTATAATACTGAATTAAAGATCATACTCATAGAAATGGCAGATTGTAATGCATTAGACCAGCTGAAGCCAGATTATTCAGCGCTGCTTCAATCTTACCAGAATATAAATGGAGTTTGCGTTACGGCAGCTTCGCAGGGCACAGCTTTTGATTTTCACTATCGTTTTTTCTGGCCCTGGTCTGGTACCCATGAAGACCCTGTTACGGGTGGGGTTCATACATTTTTAACACCTTATTGGTCTGCGAAATTAAATCAAAATCACATGCGGGCATTTCAATCTTCTGAGCGAACAGGAGAAATGGAATTGAAATTCGAGGACGATAAAGTGTTTATAACGGGCCAAGCAGTTCAGGTGCTGGAAGGGAATTTTAACATTTGA
- a CDS encoding T9SS type A sorting domain-containing protein: MTANLYGSDSKFSDSQLWQINKSSGYNGQNLQFVYWSNFDGDINFTLLPVSYGLNNTYGPGAYIVASESAQGNKIGLYDLTDDLGNNPEMIYYEITVPAYEVGSDAFQRGTTCKLSINDCRALSGFYLNGIVHFVHAAKRPDEWNGIHYYRVNVGNRTATKGSFGLEDYDYAYPSIASYATTTTGKSAMIKFARSAADDYPETRVVHVDDNFNWSGSTYVKGLWEVECFSGNDVQRWGDYSGICRNYSMNAPSVLVAGAHGNFDGEWESHAAEVHDSGPVANRDVKDEVKLVVWPNPVQKRISFTFQAPETGLAKVICTSEDGTIIKELLKSTAQLGENTFSMNTEGLVSGVYILSIVQNQQILANEKIVIQH; this comes from the coding sequence TTGACCGCCAATTTATATGGTTCTGATAGTAAATTTTCAGACTCTCAATTATGGCAAATCAATAAATCTAGCGGTTACAACGGACAAAATCTGCAATTTGTATACTGGTCAAACTTTGACGGCGACATTAATTTTACACTACTACCGGTAAGTTATGGATTGAATAATACCTATGGTCCAGGTGCCTATATTGTCGCCTCAGAATCTGCTCAGGGGAATAAAATTGGGCTTTATGATCTTACAGATGATCTGGGTAATAATCCCGAAATGATTTATTATGAAATTACTGTTCCAGCTTATGAAGTAGGTTCAGATGCTTTTCAACGTGGTACAACTTGCAAACTGAGTATTAACGATTGTAGGGCTTTGAGTGGCTTTTATTTGAATGGTATTGTACATTTTGTGCATGCAGCCAAGAGACCCGATGAATGGAATGGAATTCATTATTACAGGGTCAACGTGGGCAATCGAACCGCTACCAAAGGATCTTTTGGTTTAGAAGATTATGATTATGCTTATCCTTCCATCGCATCTTATGCTACTACGACAACAGGTAAATCGGCGATGATTAAATTCGCAAGATCAGCGGCTGACGATTATCCTGAAACGAGAGTAGTGCATGTAGATGATAATTTTAATTGGTCCGGCTCAACATATGTCAAAGGCTTGTGGGAGGTTGAATGTTTTAGCGGCAATGATGTGCAGCGATGGGGAGATTATTCAGGCATTTGCAGGAATTACAGCATGAATGCACCAAGTGTATTGGTAGCCGGGGCTCATGGCAATTTTGATGGAGAATGGGAAAGTCATGCAGCTGAAGTCCACGATTCAGGGCCTGTCGCAAACCGCGATGTCAAAGACGAAGTTAAACTTGTCGTATGGCCCAATCCGGTGCAAAAAAGAATTTCGTTTACCTTTCAGGCTCCTGAAACTGGCCTAGCCAAAGTGATCTGCACAAGTGAAGACGGAACTATCATCAAAGAATTGTTGAAGAGTACTGCACAATTAGGGGAAAATACATTTTCAATGAATACAGAAGGATTGGTTTCTGGCGTTTATATTTTATCGATTGTACAAAATCAGCAAATTTTAGCGAATGAAAAAATTGTTATCCAGCATTAA
- a CDS encoding cupin domain-containing protein yields MPFINFTTQKKIIIWEGFTASFYHSDQMTFAHVSIDEGAELPEHHHIHEQWTHIVEGELMFKLGGEQKILKPGMSAFIPSNIPHSAKAITACKVIDAFLPIRQDFVELEKNA; encoded by the coding sequence ATGCCATTTATAAATTTCACAACACAGAAAAAAATTATAATCTGGGAAGGATTTACTGCGAGTTTTTATCATTCCGATCAAATGACATTTGCACATGTTTCTATTGATGAAGGCGCTGAACTTCCCGAACATCATCATATCCACGAGCAATGGACACATATCGTTGAAGGTGAGCTTATGTTTAAACTTGGAGGAGAACAAAAAATATTAAAACCAGGGATGTCTGCATTTATTCCTTCGAATATTCCGCATTCGGCAAAGGCCATTACAGCTTGCAAAGTCATCGATGCATTTTTACCGATACGACAGGATTTTGTGGAGTTAGAGAAAAATGCTTGA
- a CDS encoding DUF4256 domain-containing protein, producing MIKSLTPKQSESLLSILKSRFEKNMQRHKELEWTKLEAKLKSQSDKLWSLYQMEETGGEPDVIGHNQKSDEYIFFDCSEESPKGRRSFCYDRKALDSRKANKPSDNAMELAEVMGIRILTEEEYRVLQTIGEFDLKTSSWILTPDAIRNLGGALFGDRRFNHVFIYHNGAESYYAARGFRGVLKV from the coding sequence ATGATTAAATCACTAACTCCCAAACAAAGCGAATCACTACTTTCGATATTAAAATCTCGCTTTGAGAAAAACATGCAACGCCATAAAGAACTGGAGTGGACAAAGTTGGAAGCGAAGTTGAAATCTCAATCGGATAAACTCTGGAGCTTATATCAAATGGAAGAAACCGGAGGCGAACCGGATGTCATTGGTCATAACCAAAAATCAGACGAATACATTTTTTTTGATTGTTCCGAAGAGAGTCCGAAAGGGCGAAGAAGTTTTTGTTACGATCGCAAGGCATTGGATTCCAGAAAAGCCAATAAGCCCTCAGATAATGCAATGGAGTTGGCAGAAGTTATGGGCATTCGCATTTTAACCGAAGAAGAATACAGAGTCCTTCAAACTATTGGTGAATTTGACTTGAAAACATCCAGTTGGATTCTTACTCCCGATGCCATCAGAAATCTGGGCGGTGCATTGTTTGGAGACCGCCGGTTTAATCATGTTTTTATATATCACAATGGTGCAGAGTCATATTATGCAGCGAGGGGTTTTAGAGGAGTGTTGAAGGTTTGA